The following proteins are encoded in a genomic region of Haloarcula marina:
- a CDS encoding GNAT family N-acetyltransferase — translation MSDATVRPYGQADADALWECKQAFELGLGTGTGDDEKAAAYREKLDGDYRASYFAWVDRCVAADERTVQLAERGDEVVGYVFVLPESMAHVWDAAVLNELYVAPDHRGTGVADALLDAALSAAREQSLPLDRLVLDVDPDNERARAFYDRWGFEPWGEMVARSL, via the coding sequence GTGAGCGACGCGACGGTCCGACCGTACGGACAGGCCGACGCCGACGCACTCTGGGAGTGTAAGCAGGCCTTCGAACTCGGCCTCGGAACGGGGACCGGCGACGACGAGAAGGCCGCGGCCTACCGGGAGAAACTGGACGGCGACTACCGGGCGTCCTACTTCGCGTGGGTCGACCGGTGCGTCGCGGCGGACGAGCGAACCGTTCAGTTGGCGGAACGGGGCGACGAGGTGGTCGGCTACGTCTTCGTCCTGCCGGAGTCGATGGCCCACGTCTGGGACGCGGCGGTGCTGAACGAACTGTACGTCGCCCCGGACCATCGCGGGACGGGCGTGGCCGACGCGCTACTCGACGCGGCGCTGTCGGCGGCCCGCGAGCAATCGCTCCCGCTGGACCGACTCGTCTTGGACGTGGACCCGGACAACGAACGAGCGCGGGCGTTCTACGACCGCTGGGGGTTCGAACCGTGGGGCGAGATGGTCGCTCGCTCCCTGTGA
- a CDS encoding DUF5822 domain-containing protein yields the protein MPAVEQTDPEGVDFGWVMQVTFVTTILVGSPIVVLASFGVSLPTWTSRALFAVRVGAVIWFLTAVAVYLYARYRR from the coding sequence GTGCCAGCAGTAGAGCAGACGGACCCCGAGGGCGTGGACTTCGGATGGGTGATGCAGGTCACCTTCGTGACGACCATCCTCGTCGGGTCGCCCATCGTCGTCCTCGCGTCGTTCGGGGTGTCGCTGCCCACGTGGACGAGTCGCGCGCTCTTTGCGGTCCGGGTCGGCGCCGTCATCTGGTTCCTGACGGCCGTCGCCGTCTACCTCTACGCCCGATACCGGCGCTGA
- the panB gene encoding 3-methyl-2-oxobutanoate hydroxymethyltransferase has product MTTVRDLQAMAGEEPITMLTAYDAVMAGIAESAGIDVLLVGDSMGNAVLGHDDTLPVTVDETASHVGAVARGTDEALVVADMPFLSFGADEGQSVENCGRMLKEEGANAVKLESGPHTVELTEKLAHLGIPVMAHLGLTPQSVNQTGYTQQAGDREEAEEILELATAHEEAGAFALVLEHVPANLAAQVTDAIDIPTIGIGAGGECDGQVLVFTDVVGLAESSPPFAKQFGDAREEMRDAIGEYVEAVESGSFPGEEHASTNEELDDLY; this is encoded by the coding sequence ATGACCACCGTCCGGGACCTGCAGGCGATGGCGGGCGAGGAACCGATTACGATGCTAACTGCCTACGACGCGGTGATGGCGGGTATCGCCGAGTCCGCGGGCATCGACGTACTCCTCGTCGGCGACAGCATGGGCAACGCCGTCCTCGGGCACGACGATACGCTCCCGGTCACCGTCGACGAGACGGCCTCCCACGTCGGGGCCGTCGCGCGCGGGACGGACGAGGCGCTGGTCGTCGCCGATATGCCGTTCCTCTCTTTTGGCGCCGACGAGGGGCAGAGCGTCGAGAACTGCGGCCGAATGCTCAAAGAGGAGGGCGCGAACGCGGTGAAACTGGAGTCCGGGCCGCACACCGTCGAGTTGACCGAAAAACTGGCGCACCTCGGGATTCCGGTGATGGCACACCTCGGCCTGACGCCCCAGAGCGTGAACCAGACGGGGTACACTCAGCAGGCGGGCGACCGCGAGGAAGCCGAAGAGATTCTCGAACTCGCGACGGCCCACGAGGAGGCTGGCGCGTTCGCCCTCGTCTTAGAACACGTCCCGGCGAACCTCGCCGCGCAGGTCACCGACGCCATCGACATCCCGACCATCGGCATCGGCGCTGGTGGCGAGTGCGACGGACAGGTCCTCGTGTTCACCGACGTCGTCGGACTGGCCGAGTCGAGTCCGCCATTCGCCAAGCAGTTCGGGGACGCCCGCGAGGAGATGCGCGACGCCATCGGCGAGTACGTCGAGGCGGTCGAATCCGGTTCTTTCCCCGGCGAGGAACACGCCAGCACGAACGAGGAACTGGACGACCTGTACTGA